A window from Equus caballus isolate H_3958 breed thoroughbred chromosome 8, TB-T2T, whole genome shotgun sequence encodes these proteins:
- the PRR14L gene encoding protein PRR14L isoform X2, which produces MLSSGVETQPVPLDSSMSAVVQELYSELPEDLQMQSSRELLCTDVPEECLRSKEGSVQITEQTLLKSTEEVQGMKVNGTKMDNNEGHKNGNVSKGLSAGCSKYPEVDKIMTSGEVSETSTIVSLEPLTFVDPGLTEATPKEKECEELKTCPSWLSLLPGNSAISKVDNGKEELCKLNLVCEADDNHQQILGHHNEKHSCAHGSPKATRNVVVVENSEVSHFTSSLSSPESRTTSLEKCGFEGNCLLKRSAEKTDNSCFDGNDQSKNLASRKENEEELLNPRSEPQELFFVNARQPEANASNHCSGDKETVDSPKENIHDNLCIQAGIHTDSSSSLMANSFSEATEVMLKKNDLKITSEIRCSLTNCKDHRVTCTNMSHPDGHSEESSFSSLMQIEEPEQTTTIEPNMLSKKFYSKDSNSLVSTQRNLEGNTQLNEASYNAFLIERKSPVSLMPEDQISPVNEVSRPKKNIAQLPPSLEFDYRLGSEKAVQTSQDDIPHLDEQSIACEINQFPCSDELVVNKIENECVLNQVSLNSRDHTKLPADEDLPLATSKDSQQSHHPPLEAGVDVIADTQTISRKTKMKDISPPGDKTCGASSNNPTLNIKPVSLEGKSKMADSGTEDLHSRLFSSKKEAAGLPQEVSVMECQSVRSQDLSSSHCIRKNAPEKSMGSACTAFESSKTILEVENSLITKYENAFQGSDHHSQGREVSIKSTIHKVTDTFEESELDGRETKGSLPEDEIRNKTTVGMLNSEASSHTTSYIQPSEEGLEGKEQNIPKETVFCKYSISDCATQELNQSANIPSPEKLLDQSPSIVFSSFKIMNQTIETLDQKADEVFDCQSNLVRPDVGRSEDTLGSDQRETITEPNREVSHNQRDLLVSSGSNNSLSGGSPEKGDLKGAFEGISGCAESTDGVVDVIYTDCSNKPTEGVLDIRASSTFDGAARQNRLVLHETSRSTLSQRELKAALTGMIDQDSDFPDTTSSIVESLELKKSCEEKVCRSLKDCEMEVCVDSCAHEIECIADHEPNIKILDRVNVSLNYIHHEQQVKEGCLRETQGMVEGSKLEINSDFDKEDTFGISSKEVISFRCQGENSVPPGILKSIELMPLCLSSEENSETNINSEETDLENLLKPKDDEMPCGNVKDCTVLPELKRGAPRDMSNPSEGNSVDISVKNLPLTMETETTVKGEETEEHQRGPLGHLTVGEESEEMITREYSHGDNMSEISQTHFKSQRMLGDADEQSQKILDHMLQKEEEHIQQKEAHAILEQCTSSNMLSDEVRSKNQPKDCKDKFPMMKEITLAKLAKGDIAARFQKLKDPQEESLCHPLKKNIKLCTGPCLRGAPWKAQDPSSARCDEIHGAFGNTSHQKIVLPLKKQPHRTCKKVTCQEQVNMGRKVSKIRSSVLLKSSSETIPTKAHRFLSSHTVSAPTKLEPETVPTGSLISQIPKQKAILCHPLRSLNVRKPTKESALFNKLSILASKLAPAMKTQKLRYRPYSSELLPVTKSYKRLRYKRLLDGFSYNTIQLNPYLAASGWDKWPNSKPLTLYSLEAIKMNFIDLSDKMPSLLFGSEIFPVSFHVKSGSECMAESPRTFPEHCAPTRLALGEAPQCPSQPPKWTFSFFLSHGCPGMATFREDTGLRGQACAQAPSHPPVPLQDYGGTAIVQTRAGCSVLGLHTLLALCSPGCYRIWTKKRSFSSHMPAMQRLFMTQVTQGLKGLRSPASIADKVFCSLPYSVGRVLSIWSQHGPTACPFEISALHSTHSMRQPTLGTISSHTMLPHVPLPGVEATYNTSGSQMSLEPSFSALVPKSCLVTESAVSKLLLSASEFQVPGFDELDGVTAACPRPQSSSPEQKEAEPEKRPKKVSQIRIRKTIPKPDPNLTPMGLPRPKRLKKKEFSLEEIYTNKNYKSPPANRCLETIFEEPKERNGTLISISQQKRKRVLEFQDFTVPRKRRARGKVKVAGSFTRAQKAALQSRELDALLIQKLMELETFFAKEEEQEQSSGC; this is translated from the exons GAGGACCTCCAAATGCAGTCAAGCAGAGAACTTTTATGCACAGACGTCCCTGAAGAATGTCTGAGGAGCAAAG AAGGAAGTGTACAGATTACAGAACAAACTCTGCTAAAATCTACTGAAGAGGTACAAGGTATGAAGGTCAATGGGACTAAGATGGATAATAATGAAGGACACAAGAATGGCAATGTGAGTAAAGGTCTCTCAGCTGGGTGCAgcaaatacccagaagtagacaAAATCATGACCAGTGGTGAGGTTTCAGAAACCAGCACAATAGTGTCCCTAGAGCCTTTAACCTTTGTGGACCCTGGATTAACAGAAGCAACtcctaaagaaaaagaatgtgaagAATTAAAAACTTGTCCTTCTTGGTTGTCATTGTTACCAGGGAACAGTGCCATTTCCAAAGTGGACAATGGAAAGGAAGAGTTGTGCAAATTAAACCTTGTCTGTGAAGCAGATGACAATCACCAACAGATTCTTGGCCACCATAATGAAAAACACAGTTGTGCACATGGCAGTCCCAAAGCTACAAGAAATGTAGTTGTTGTAGAAAATTCTGAAGTTTCACATTTCACATCAAGTTTGTCTAGTCCAGAATCCAGAACAACATCCTTAGAAAAATGTGGTTTTGAAGGTAATTGCTTGCTGAAGAGATCTGCTGAAAAGACAGATAATTCCTGTTTTGATGGGAATGATCAAAGCAAGAACTTGGCttctaggaaagaaaatgaagaagaactTTTGAACCCCAGAAGTGAACCACAGGAACTCTTTTTTGTTAATGCCAGGCAACCAGAAGCAAATGCTAGTAATCATTGTTCTGGTGATAAAGAGACTGTTGACTCCCCGAAAGAGAATATCCATGATAACTTGTGCATTCAAGCTGGTATCCACACAGACAGTTCTAGTTCTTTAATGGCCAATTCTTTTAGTGAAGCCACAGaagtaatgttaaaaaaaaatgatttgaaaatcaCTTCAGAGATTCGGTGTAGCTTGACAAACTGTAAGGACCACAGAGTAACTTGTACAAATATGAGCCATCCAGATGGACACTCTGAAGAGAGCAGTTTTTCCTCCTTGATGCAGATTGAAGAGCCAGAACAGACTACCACTATAGAGCCCAATATGTTAAGTAAAAAGTTTTACAGTAAAGACTCTAACTCCTTAGTCAGCACCCAGAGAAATCTGGAAGGCAACACCCAGTTAAATGAAGCATCGTATAATGCGTTTCTTATTGAAAGAAAATCCCCTGTGAGTTTAATGCCAGAGGACCAGATAAGTCCTGTAAATGAGGTATCAAGACCCAAGAAAAATATTGCTCAGCTACCACCATCGCTAGAGTTTGATTACAGACTTGGGTCAGAAAAAGCTGTACAGACCTCACAAGATGATATTCCACATTTAGATGAACAGAGCATTGCCTGTGAGATAAATCAGTTTCCTTGTTCCGATGAACTGGttgtaaacaaaatagaaaatgaatgtgTTTTAAATCAAGTGTCCCTTAATTCTCGAGACCACACCAAGCTGCCAGCTGACGAAGATTTGCCTTTAGCAACAAGCAAGGATTCCCAACAGAGCCATCACCCTCCATTAGAGGCTGGAGTAGACGTCATTGCTGATACCCAAACCATTTCCAGGAAGACGAAAATGAAAGACATCTCTCCACCAGGTGACAAAACCTGTGGTGCCTCTTCCAACAATCCCACCTTAAACATCAAACCAGTAAGTctagaaggaaaaagtaaaatggctGATTCAGGAACAGAAGATCTACATTCCAGACTTTTCTCAAGTAAGAAAGAAGCAGCAGGCTTGCCTCAAGAGGTTTCTGTCATGGAATGTCAAAGTGTTCGATCTCAGGATCTCTCTAGCTCTCATTGTATAAGAAAAAATGCACCAGAAAAGAGCATGGGTTCTGCTTGTACTGCTTTTGAGTCTAGCAAAACCATCCTGGAAGTTGAAAACTCTTTGATAACCAAGTATGAAAATGCATTTCAGGGCAGCGATCACCACTCCCAAGGAAGAGAAGTCTCCATAAAAAGTACCATCCATAAGGTGACTGATACATTCGAGGAAAGTGAACTTGATGGGAGAGAAACTAAAGGCAGCCTTCCAGAAGATGAGattagaaacaaaacaacagtAGGCATGTTAAACAGTGAAGCTTCCAGTCACACCACCAGTTACATCCAACCCAGTGAGGAAGGGCTAGAAGGAAAGGAACAGAATATACCCAAAGAGACTGTGTTTTGTAAGTATAGCATCTCTGATTGTGCCACACAAGAACTAAACCAATCTGCAAACATTCCAAGTCCTGAAAAACTGTTGGACCAGTCTCCTAGTATTGTGTTCTCGAGTTTTAAAATCATGAACCAAACAATTGAAACTCTTGATCAGAAAGCAGATGAAGTCTTTGACTGCCAGAGTAATCTAGTCAGACCAGATGTAGGCAGAAGTGAAGATACCCTAGGTAGTGACCAGAGAGAGACCATCACAGAGCCTAACAGAGAGGTAAGTCACAACCAAAGGGATCTGCTAGTCAGTTCAGGCAGTAACAACTCATTGTCTGGAGGTAGTCCAGAGAAAGGCGATTTGAAAGGAGCCTTTGAAGGGATTTCTGGTTGTGCGGAGTCTACAGATGGTGTGGTAGATGTCATCTACACAGACTGTAGTAATAAACCTACAGAAGGCGTGCTGGACATAAGGGCATCTAGTACATTTGATGGTGCTGCAAGGCAAAATAGACTGGTATTACATGAAACCTCAAGGAGTACCCTGTCTCAGAGAGAACTGAAGGCTGCACTTACAGGAATGATTGACCAGGACTCAGATTTCCCAGATACTACTTCCTCTATAGTGGAATCTCTTGAACTAAAAAAATCATGTGAAGAGAAAGTATGCAGATCATTAAAAGATTGTGAAATGGAAGTGTGTGTAGACTCTTGTGCCCATGAGATAGAATGTATTGCAGATCATGaaccaaatataaaaatattagataGAGTAAATGTGTCTTTAAATTATATTCATCATGAACAGCAAGTTAAAGAAGGATGTCTGAGAGAAACACAAGGAATGGTTGAAGGatcaaaactggaaataaattcTGACTTTGACAAGGAAGATACCTTTGGAATTTCCTCAAAAGAGGTAATATCTTTTAGATGCCAAGGTGAGAACTCTGTTCCGCCAGGGATCCTGAAATCCATTGAGCTAATgcctttgtgtctgtcttctgaAGAAAATTCAGAAACTAATATTAATAGTGAAGAAACTGACctggaaaatcttttaaaaccaaaagaTGATGAGATGCCTTGTGGAAACGTAAAGGACTGCACAGTCCTGCCTGAGCTCAAGAGAGGAGCACCAAGGGATATGAGTAATCCTAGTGAAGGAAACAGTGTAGACATCAGTGTGAAAAATTTGCCTTTGACAATGGAAACAGAAACTACAGTGaaaggtgaagaaactgaagaacatCAAAGGGGACCACTGGGTCACTTAACTGTTGGGGAGGAATCTGAGGAGATGATTACCAGAGAATATAGCCACGGTGATAATATGAGTGAGATTTCTCAGACCCACTTTAAATCCCAGAGGATGCTTGGTGATGCCGACGAACAAAGCCAGAAGATTTTGGACCACATGTTGCAGAAGGAAGAGGAACATATACAGCAAAAAGAAGCACATGCAATATTGGAACAATGCACATCATCTAATATGTTGTCAGATGAGGTGCGAAGTAAGAACCAACCTAAGGATTGTAAAGATAAGTTCCCCATGATGAAAGAAATCACCCTAGCAAAGCTGGCCAAGGGCGACATTGCTGCACGGTTTCAGAAGTTGAAAGACCCACAGGAGGAAAGCTTGTgtcatccattaaaaaaaaacattaagtTGTGCACAGGTCCTTGCCTTCGTGGTGCCCCCTGGAAAGCACAAGACCCCTCCTCTGCTAGGTGTGATGAAATACACGGTGCCTTTGGGAACACTTCACATCAGAAAATAGTGCTTCCCTTAAAGAAGCAGCCCCATCGAACATGTAAGAAAGTTACCTGTCAGGAGCAAGTCAACATGGGGAGAAAAGTGAGTAAAATCAGAAGTTCTGTCCTTTTAAAGAGTTCCTCTGAAACCATCCCCACAAAAGCACACAGATTTCTCAGTTCACATACTGTATCTGCGCCCACAAAACTGGAACCCGAAACAGTACCTACTGGGAGCTTAATTAGCCAAATACCAAAGCAGAAGGCTATTCTGTGCCATCCTTTGAGGAGCCTGAATGTTAGGAAGCCTACCAAAGAATCAGCCTTATTCAACAAGCTGTCCATTCTTGCCTCCAAACTGGCCCCAGCCATGAAGACCCAGAAACTAAGATATCGGCCGTATTCCTCTGAACTTCTTCCAGTGACTAAAAGCTACAAGCGACTCAGATATAAAAGACTCCTGGATGGATTTTCGTATAATACAATACAGTTGAATCCATATTTGGCAGCTAGTGGATGGGATAAGTGGCCTAATAGTAAGCCTTTGACACTTTATTCTCTTGAAGCCATCAAAATGAATTTCATAGATTTGAGCGACAAGATGCCATCGCTGCTGTTTGGTTCTGAAATCTTCCCAGTATCCTTTCATGTGAAATCAGGCTCTGAGTGCATGGCTGAGTCCCCAAGGACTTTTCCGGAGCACTGTGCTCCAACGAGGCTTGCCTTAGGAGAGGCCCCACAGTGCCCATCTCAACCTCCCAAGTggaccttttctttcttcttgtcccACGGTTGCCCTGGGATGGCCACATTCAGGGAAGACACTGGCCTCCGTGGTCAGGCATGCGCCCAGGCTCCTTCACACCCTCCAGTTCCTCTCCAAGACTATGGAGGCACCGCCATAGTCCAGACCAGAGCAGGCTGCTCTGTCCTTGGCCTTCACACACTTCTAGCACTTTGTTCCCCTGGATGTTACCGGATCTGGACAAAAAAACGGAGCTTCTCCAGTCACATGCCTGCCATGCAGAGGCTCTTCATGACCCAGGTTACACAGGGCTTGAAAGGGTTAAGGTCTCCAGCCTCCATAGCAGACAAAGTCTTCTGTTCTCTACCCTACTCGGTGGGCCGAGTGCTGTCCATTTGGAGCCAGCATGGGCCTACTGCCTGCCCCTTCGAAATCTCTGCTCTTCATTCCACTCACAGCATGCGGCAGCCAACTCTGGGCACCATAAGCAG CCACACCATGTTACCACATGTGCCTCTTCCAGGCGTGGAAGCTACTTACAACACCAGCGGCAGTCAGATGAG TCTAGAGCCTTCATTCTCTGCCTTGGTACCAAAGTCTTGCTTGGTAACAGAATCAGCTGTCAGCAAGCTCTTGCTTTCAGCCTCTGAGTTCCAGGTTCCTGGATTTGATGAGCTGGATGGTGTGACAGCAGCGTGCCCCCGGCCCCAGAGCAGCTCTCCGGAACAGAAAGAG GCCGAGCCAGAGAAGAGGCCAAAGAAAGTCTCACAGATTCGCATCCGGAAAACCATTCCTAAGCCAGACCCTAATCTTACCCCCATGGGCCTTCCTCGACCCAAAAG